In a genomic window of Scyliorhinus torazame isolate Kashiwa2021f chromosome 5, sScyTor2.1, whole genome shotgun sequence:
- the LOC140421420 gene encoding uncharacterized protein isoform X2: protein MEGKSIVHSWEKPYMCCVCGRGFSQSSGLTRHKCSCTEEKPWKCGDCGKEFISPSKLETHRCSHTGERPFTCSECGKGFTISGHLLSHQRVHTDERPFQCPDCGKCYKSSGELMRHQRIHTDERLFRCSHCGTRFRQSSHLTVHQRIHAGERPFACSKCGKRFTQSSDLQRHHPVHTDERPFRCSHCGTGFRQSSHLTVHQRIHTGERPFTCSDCGKRFTQLSNLLSHQRIHTGEAIHLLRVCERIHHFIPPAETPTRPQVTTVIGFCCSSHSGLNHVHLGLFLLITNSSPFTEANILAKSQIN from the coding sequence atggaaggaaaaagcatcgttcacagttgggagaaaccgtacatgtgttgtgtgtgtggacgaggattcagtcaatcatcaggcctcacaagacacaaatgcagttgcactgaggagaaaccgtggaaatgtggggactgtgggaaagaatttatttccccatccaagctggaaactcatcgatgcagtcacactggggagagaccattcacctgctccgagtgtgggaagggatttactatttcaggccacttgctgagtcaccagcgagttcacactgatgagagaccatttcaatgtccagactgcgggaagtgctataaaagttctggagaactgatgcgccatcaacgtattcacactgatgagagactgtttaggtgctctcactgcgggactcggttcagacaatcatctcacctcactgtacatcagcgaattcacgctggggagagaccattcgcctgctccaagtgtgggaagagattcactcagtcatctgacttgCAGAGACACCACCCAGTTCACACTGATgaaagaccgttcaggtgctctcactgcgggactgggttcagacaatcctctcacctcactgtacatcagcgaattcacactggggagaggccgttcacctgctctgattgtgggaagagattcactcaattatccaacctgctgagtcaccagcgaattcacacgggagaggccattcacctgctccgagtgtgtgaacggattcaccacttcatcccacctgcagagacaccaacaaggccacaagtaaccacagtgattggattttgctgttcctcacattcaggactgaaccatgttcatttgggtctctttctcctgataacaaactccagcccatttacagaggctaatattctggctaaaagtcaaataaattag
- the LOC140421420 gene encoding uncharacterized protein isoform X1, translating to MSHRDLTESLSSLETKFQQHLGVEDKSFTGCSKGRLKVQKHKPSITSGSDRVLTLSYPEYHRTLNMEGKSIVHSWEKPYMCCVCGRGFSQSSGLTRHKCSCTEEKPWKCGDCGKEFISPSKLETHRCSHTGERPFTCSECGKGFTISGHLLSHQRVHTDERPFQCPDCGKCYKSSGELMRHQRIHTDERLFRCSHCGTRFRQSSHLTVHQRIHAGERPFACSKCGKRFTQSSDLQRHHPVHTDERPFRCSHCGTGFRQSSHLTVHQRIHTGERPFTCSDCGKRFTQLSNLLSHQRIHTGEAIHLLRVCERIHHFIPPAETPTRPQVTTVIGFCCSSHSGLNHVHLGLFLLITNSSPFTEANILAKSQIN from the exons atgTCACATCGTGATCTGACCGAGTCACTCAGTTCATTGGAAActaaatttcagcagcatctgggtgtcgaagataaaag tttcacagggtgttcgaaggggaggcttaaagtccagaaacacaaaccaagcatcacatcaggatctgacagagtcctcactttatcatatcctgaatatcatcgtactttgaacatggaaggaaaaagcatcgttcacagttgggagaaaccgtacatgtgttgtgtgtgtggacgaggattcagtcaatcatcaggcctcacaagacacaaatgcagttgcactgaggagaaaccgtggaaatgtggggactgtgggaaagaatttatttccccatccaagctggaaactcatcgatgcagtcacactggggagagaccattcacctgctccgagtgtgggaagggatttactatttcaggccacttgctgagtcaccagcgagttcacactgatgagagaccatttcaatgtccagactgcgggaagtgctataaaagttctggagaactgatgcgccatcaacgtattcacactgatgagagactgtttaggtgctctcactgcgggactcggttcagacaatcatctcacctcactgtacatcagcgaattcacgctggggagagaccattcgcctgctccaagtgtgggaagagattcactcagtcatctgacttgCAGAGACACCACCCAGTTCACACTGATgaaagaccgttcaggtgctctcactgcgggactgggttcagacaatcctctcacctcactgtacatcagcgaattcacactggggagaggccgttcacctgctctgattgtgggaagagattcactcaattatccaacctgctgagtcaccagcgaattcacacgggagaggccattcacctgctccgagtgtgtgaacggattcaccacttcatcccacctgcagagacaccaacaaggccacaagtaaccacagtgattggattttgctgttcctcacattcaggactgaaccatgttcatttgggtctctttctcctgataacaaactccagcccatttacagaggctaatattctggctaaaagtcaaataaattag